Proteins encoded together in one Candidatus Bathyarchaeota archaeon window:
- a CDS encoding class I SAM-dependent methyltransferase, with amino-acid sequence MSTETKKYFHEGHFGIWVPTTYLSKQAKFEKMILEQFNWQNSIVLDIGVGAGRFSIAIAQKGAEVVAIDIFPKTVKLVKNIVTKHHLNNISLLIADAENLPFKAETFDITICIETLMHLAEPQTALQEIWRTTKKRKIAVVQANNKFSIHNFKGVLRETELKTYRFLIRKPLPKITPHYWLYSISSFKKMLSKVGFTFLRHDSYNPFRFKVLFIVQK; translated from the coding sequence ATTTCAACAGAAACCAAAAAATATTTCCACGAAGGGCATTTCGGCATCTGGGTTCCCACTACATACCTTTCGAAACAAGCCAAATTCGAAAAAATGATTCTTGAACAGTTCAACTGGCAAAATAGCATCGTTTTAGACATCGGCGTTGGCGCAGGACGCTTCTCGATAGCAATAGCACAGAAAGGTGCCGAAGTAGTAGCCATAGACATCTTCCCAAAAACCGTAAAACTCGTCAAAAACATCGTTACGAAGCATCACCTCAACAACATTTCGCTTTTAATAGCCGACGCTGAAAACCTTCCATTCAAAGCAGAAACCTTTGACATCACCATTTGCATAGAAACACTTATGCACCTCGCAGAACCACAAACCGCATTGCAAGAAATATGGCGCACGACAAAAAAACGCAAAATCGCTGTCGTTCAAGCAAACAACAAGTTTTCAATACACAACTTCAAAGGCGTTTTGCGTGAGACAGAATTAAAAACCTACCGCTTTCTCATACGCAAACCACTCCCCAAAATAACTCCCCATTACTGGCTTTACTCCATATCATCATTTAAAAAGATGCTATCAAAAGTGGGCTTCACCTTCCTAAGACACGACAGTTACAACCCCTTCAGGTTCAAAGTACTATTCATCGTCCAAAAATAA
- a CDS encoding N-acetylneuraminate synthase family protein: MKRIKVRNKILDERSGPFIVAEAGVNYENDMGLAKKLINEAASAGADAIKFQTYKAEKIASRISPAYWKTKRSQYAYFKKYDKFAEEEFRELAEYAKDKHIIFMSTPFDFDAVDFLDELVPAFKISSSDITNTPFIKHIARKKKPIFLSTGASTIGEIEDALNAIEVEGNEQIVILHCVLSYPTRYEDANLNMITHLRKAFPTYLVGYSDHTLPDRSMLTLTTAALLGAKVLEKHFTLDKSLEDNDHYHAMDFHDLGTLVENMRLLEKILGEEGKKPLDVELPARKYARRSIVARKGIPKGAEITRNMLTFKRPGTGISPKFLELVIGRIARKNIKGDEVIEWEYI; this comes from the coding sequence TTGAAACGAATTAAAGTCAGAAATAAAATACTTGATGAGAGAAGTGGTCCATTTATCGTAGCTGAGGCTGGGGTTAATTATGAGAACGATATGGGACTCGCCAAGAAATTGATCAATGAAGCGGCATCTGCAGGTGCAGACGCCATAAAATTCCAAACATACAAAGCTGAGAAAATTGCATCGAGGATTTCACCCGCCTATTGGAAAACTAAAAGAAGCCAATATGCCTATTTCAAAAAATATGACAAGTTCGCCGAGGAGGAATTTCGTGAACTCGCTGAATACGCTAAGGATAAACACATAATTTTTATGTCTACACCTTTTGATTTTGATGCTGTTGACTTCCTCGATGAACTCGTTCCTGCATTTAAAATTTCTTCTTCAGACATCACAAATACACCATTTATAAAACATATTGCCCGGAAAAAAAAACCGATTTTTTTATCAACTGGTGCTTCAACAATTGGGGAGATTGAGGATGCCCTGAACGCTATAGAGGTAGAAGGAAACGAACAAATAGTGATTTTACATTGTGTTTTAAGTTATCCCACAAGATACGAAGACGCTAACCTAAACATGATTACACACCTTAGAAAAGCCTTCCCAACCTACTTGGTGGGCTATTCTGATCATACATTGCCAGATAGAAGCATGCTAACGTTAACTACTGCAGCTTTGTTGGGTGCAAAGGTTCTTGAAAAGCATTTCACTCTTGACAAATCTCTTGAAGACAACGATCATTATCATGCAATGGATTTTCATGACTTGGGAACCTTAGTCGAGAATATGAGGCTGTTAGAAAAAATTCTGGGGGAGGAGGGAAAGAAGCCATTAGATGTTGAGTTGCCTGCAAGGAAATATGCCCGGAGAAGCATTGTTGCCCGGAAAGGCATTCCAAAAGGGGCAGAGATTACTAGGAATATGCTAACTTTCAAAAGACCTGGAACAGGGATTTCTCCTAAATTCTTAGAATTAGTAATTGGAAGAATAGCGAGAAAAAACATCAAAGGCGATGAAGTAATTGAATGGGAATATATTTGA